A genome region from Streptomyces sp. S4.7 includes the following:
- a CDS encoding DUF3558 domain-containing protein has translation MQRKAYVPGLAALLVTLVAGCTSGTGGDGSDIDDKAGVPTTTTAPPGKYRTLREPCGSVDPATLRDLLPGVAQLPEEQREKAYKGTAAVTYDTDRRVGCAWTADSPDASHNLVIDVERVVSYDPAVSDADKAQEVYAKKEDGATLPPPAAGAGGGPGDDTDDASEDTDPSGSPSPGKTPNAATTPPGLQPRLLDDLGDAAFVDDVYAASGSAAKRRTVSVVFRTSNVVVTVRYAEQPAHSTTVPDSKELQEKARGLARKLADQLNE, from the coding sequence GTGCAGCGAAAGGCGTACGTACCCGGCCTGGCGGCGCTGCTCGTGACTCTCGTCGCGGGTTGTACTTCCGGCACCGGTGGCGACGGCTCCGACATCGACGACAAGGCCGGTGTCCCGACGACGACCACCGCGCCTCCGGGCAAGTACCGCACCCTGCGCGAGCCGTGCGGTTCCGTGGACCCCGCCACGCTGCGGGATCTGCTGCCGGGCGTCGCCCAGCTCCCCGAGGAGCAGCGGGAGAAGGCGTACAAGGGCACGGCGGCCGTGACGTACGACACCGACCGCCGCGTCGGGTGCGCGTGGACGGCCGACTCCCCGGACGCCTCGCACAACCTGGTGATCGACGTCGAGCGCGTCGTGTCCTACGACCCGGCGGTGAGCGACGCCGACAAGGCGCAGGAGGTCTACGCGAAGAAGGAGGACGGCGCCACCCTGCCGCCTCCCGCCGCCGGCGCGGGCGGCGGCCCGGGCGACGACACCGACGACGCGAGCGAGGACACGGACCCGTCCGGTTCGCCCTCCCCCGGCAAGACCCCCAACGCCGCGACGACACCCCCCGGCCTCCAGCCCCGCCTGCTGGACGACCTCGGCGACGCGGCCTTCGTGGACGACGTCTACGCGGCGTCCGGTTCGGCCGCCAAGCGCCGTACGGTCAGCGTGGTCTTTCGCACATCGAATGTGGTCGTGACGGTGCGGTACGCGGAGCAGCCGGCCCACTCCACGACGGTCCCCGACAGCAAGGAACTGCAGGAAAAGGCCCGGGGACTGGCCCGGAAGCTGGCCGACCAGCTCAACGAGTAG
- a CDS encoding DinB family protein encodes MTTTVPRVDLLVRQLDMAWALFEYYLTDLDDRACLWEPSPDCWTVRPDAEGNWVADWQVPEPDPVPSTSIGWLTWHIGYWWTTTLTHCFGPGAPPRESIHWPGTTDATITWLNSLKDAWRTELLRLTDADLDSKSRTAGLPWGENVELVHVASWLNFELTKNVAEIGLTHRAYRASSRTAHPPEP; translated from the coding sequence ATGACGACGACTGTCCCCCGCGTTGACCTGCTGGTGCGCCAACTCGACATGGCCTGGGCGCTGTTCGAGTACTACCTCACGGACCTGGACGACCGGGCCTGCCTCTGGGAACCGTCCCCCGACTGCTGGACGGTCCGCCCGGACGCCGAGGGCAACTGGGTGGCCGACTGGCAGGTCCCGGAGCCCGACCCGGTCCCCAGCACCTCGATCGGCTGGCTGACCTGGCACATCGGCTACTGGTGGACGACCACCCTCACCCACTGCTTCGGCCCGGGAGCCCCGCCCCGCGAGTCCATCCACTGGCCGGGCACCACGGACGCCACGATCACCTGGCTGAACTCCCTGAAGGACGCCTGGCGCACGGAACTGCTCCGGCTCACCGACGCCGATCTCGACTCGAAGTCCCGGACGGCGGGTCTGCCCTGGGGCGAGAACGTGGAGCTGGTCCATGTGGCGAGCTGGCTCAACTTCGAACTGACGAAGAACGTCGCGGAAATCGGCCTGACCCACCGCGCCTACCGGGCCTCGTCCCGGACCGCCCACCCGCCCGAGCCGTGA
- a CDS encoding STM4015 family protein has translation MHHVERFHGLPTYNFPPYADPADLPPADAVAWRLHREPYDAEEAADVCWKRFTDMVELEKVRAITFGQPWYDGDGGMSDDDLINLAPRLTGLEALFLGDLEDEQAMLSTISHCDVAPILAAYPGLRELAVRGGDGLDFPVSGHQQLRVLRVESGGLPPHAAEHIAAAQLPSLERLELWLGDENHGGGATVEQLAPLLTGEGKPALDHLGLQNSFIQDELASALASAPVVPQLTSLSLSMGTLSDDGVEALLQGQPLTHLRELDLSFHFISHEMMLRIWTALEPAGVRVDLTMKHHPEPDDWDEDGRYIAASE, from the coding sequence GTGCACCATGTCGAACGGTTCCACGGACTGCCCACGTACAACTTCCCGCCGTACGCCGACCCCGCGGACCTGCCGCCCGCCGACGCGGTCGCCTGGCGGCTGCACCGGGAGCCGTACGACGCCGAGGAGGCCGCGGACGTCTGCTGGAAGCGCTTCACCGACATGGTCGAGCTGGAGAAGGTACGGGCGATCACCTTCGGCCAGCCCTGGTACGACGGCGACGGCGGGATGTCGGACGACGACCTGATCAATCTCGCCCCGCGGCTGACCGGGCTCGAAGCGCTCTTCCTCGGCGATCTGGAGGACGAGCAGGCGATGCTCTCCACGATCAGCCACTGCGACGTCGCCCCGATCCTCGCGGCGTATCCGGGTCTGCGGGAGCTGGCCGTACGCGGCGGGGACGGTCTCGACTTCCCCGTCTCCGGCCACCAGCAACTGCGTGTGCTGCGCGTCGAGTCCGGCGGGCTGCCCCCGCACGCGGCCGAGCACATCGCCGCCGCCCAACTGCCGTCACTGGAGCGCCTGGAGCTGTGGCTCGGGGACGAGAACCACGGCGGTGGCGCCACGGTCGAGCAGCTCGCCCCGCTGCTCACCGGGGAGGGCAAGCCCGCGCTTGACCACCTGGGCCTCCAGAACAGCTTCATCCAGGACGAGTTGGCCTCCGCGCTCGCCTCCGCGCCGGTCGTGCCCCAGCTCACCTCGCTGAGCCTGTCGATGGGCACACTCTCCGACGACGGAGTGGAGGCGCTCCTCCAGGGACAGCCCCTGACACACCTGCGGGAACTCGACCTCTCCTTCCACTTCATCAGCCACGAGATGATGCTGCGGATCTGGACGGCACTGGAGCCGGCGGGAGTCCGTGTGGATCTGACCATGAAGCACCACCCCGAGCCGGACGACTGGGACGAGGACGGCCGGTACATCGCGGCGTCCGAATGA
- a CDS encoding RtcB family protein → MSYVEVPGEKVPIRMWTDPASVEDVAMRQLRNVATLPWIKGLAVMPDVHFGKGATVGSVIAMQGAVCPAAVGVDIGCGMSAVKTSLTSNDLPGDLSRLRSRIEQAIPVGRGMHDDLVEPDSIGAGWDDFWTRFEGIADAVKFRQQRAVRQMGTLGSGNHFVEFCIDSTGSVWLMLHSGSRNIGNELADFHIGVAQGLPHNQDLIDRDLAVFVADTPQMRAYRNDLFWAQEYASYNRAVMMDLFKNVVRKEFKKAKVTFDPVISCHHNYVSEERYDGMDLLVTRKGAIRAGSGDYGIIPGSMGTGSYIVKGLGNEASFNSASHGAGRKMSRNAARRKFSVRDLEDQTRGVECRKDSGVVDEIPGAYKPIEKVIDQQRDLVEVVAKLKQVVCVKG, encoded by the coding sequence ATGTCGTACGTGGAAGTGCCGGGCGAGAAGGTCCCCATCCGTATGTGGACGGACCCGGCCTCGGTTGAGGACGTGGCGATGCGGCAGCTGCGAAACGTGGCGACGCTGCCCTGGATCAAGGGCCTCGCGGTCATGCCGGACGTCCACTTCGGCAAGGGCGCGACGGTCGGCTCGGTCATCGCGATGCAGGGCGCGGTCTGCCCGGCCGCGGTGGGTGTGGACATCGGCTGCGGCATGTCGGCGGTCAAGACGTCCCTGACGTCGAACGATCTGCCGGGGGACCTGTCGCGGCTGCGGTCCAGGATCGAGCAGGCGATTCCGGTGGGGCGGGGGATGCATGACGATCTGGTGGAGCCCGACTCGATCGGCGCCGGCTGGGACGACTTCTGGACGCGGTTCGAAGGGATCGCCGACGCGGTCAAGTTCCGTCAGCAGCGGGCTGTGAGGCAGATGGGAACACTCGGCTCGGGAAACCACTTTGTCGAGTTCTGTATTGATTCGACGGGATCTGTCTGGTTGATGCTGCACTCCGGCTCCCGGAACATCGGCAACGAGCTGGCGGACTTCCACATCGGTGTGGCGCAGGGCCTTCCGCACAACCAGGACCTGATCGACCGCGACCTCGCGGTCTTCGTCGCGGACACCCCTCAGATGCGGGCGTACCGCAACGACCTGTTCTGGGCGCAGGAGTACGCGAGTTACAACCGCGCGGTGATGATGGACCTCTTCAAGAACGTCGTCCGCAAGGAGTTCAAGAAGGCGAAGGTCACCTTCGATCCCGTCATCTCCTGTCACCACAACTACGTCTCCGAGGAGCGCTACGACGGCATGGACCTGCTGGTCACCCGCAAGGGCGCGATCCGCGCCGGGAGTGGTGACTACGGGATCATCCCCGGCTCGATGGGCACGGGTTCGTACATCGTGAAGGGCCTGGGCAACGAGGCGTCCTTCAATTCGGCCTCCCACGGAGCCGGCCGCAAGATGAGCCGGAACGCCGCGCGCCGGAAGTTCTCGGTGCGGGACCTGGAGGACCAGACGCGGGGCGTGGAGTGCCGTAAGGACTCCGGCGTCGTGGACGAGATCCCGGGTGCGTACAAGCCGATCGAGAAGGTCATCGACCAGCAGAGGGACCTGGTCGAGGTGGTGGCGAAGCTCAAGCAGGTGGTCTGCGTGAAGGGCTGA
- a CDS encoding pentapeptide repeat-containing protein, translating into MTDRTNLLADCGNCFGLCCVALPFAASADFAVDKKAGQPCANLRSDSRCGIHTRLREEGFQGCTVYDCFGAGQQVSQVTFGGRDWREDPATARKMFAVFPVMRQLHELLRYLGEALTMAPAEGPHSGLRGELRAALDATERLTASDPETLVELDVARHRAGVNELLLRTSELVRSGVRGKRAERRGADLMGARLRGADLRAANLRGALLIAADLRGADLRTADLIGADFRDADLRGADLTGALFLTQSQLDAAKGDAATVLPASLARPSHW; encoded by the coding sequence GTGACCGATCGAACCAATCTGCTCGCCGACTGTGGCAACTGTTTCGGGCTGTGCTGCGTCGCGCTGCCCTTCGCCGCGTCGGCGGACTTCGCCGTCGACAAGAAGGCCGGGCAGCCGTGCGCGAATCTGCGGAGCGACTCCCGCTGCGGCATCCATACACGGCTGCGGGAAGAGGGCTTCCAGGGCTGCACGGTGTACGACTGCTTCGGCGCCGGCCAGCAGGTCTCGCAGGTCACCTTCGGCGGGCGGGACTGGCGTGAGGACCCGGCCACGGCGCGGAAGATGTTCGCCGTGTTTCCCGTGATGCGGCAGTTGCACGAGCTGCTCCGGTATCTGGGCGAGGCCCTGACGATGGCGCCCGCCGAGGGTCCGCACAGCGGTCTGCGCGGTGAGCTGCGGGCCGCGCTCGACGCGACCGAGCGGCTGACCGCGAGCGACCCCGAGACCCTGGTGGAGCTGGATGTCGCCCGCCACCGCGCGGGCGTCAACGAACTGCTGCTGCGCACCAGCGAACTCGTCCGCTCCGGGGTCCGCGGGAAGCGGGCCGAGCGCCGGGGCGCCGATCTGATGGGCGCCAGGCTCAGGGGCGCCGACCTGCGGGCCGCGAATCTGCGGGGCGCGCTCCTGATCGCCGCCGATCTGCGCGGCGCTGACCTGCGGACGGCCGATCTGATCGGCGCCGACTTCCGGGACGCGGACCTGCGGGGCGCCGATCTCACCGGTGCCCTGTTCCTCACGCAGTCGCAGCTCGACGCGGCGAAGGGCGACGCCGCGACCGTGCTGCCGGCCTCGTTGGCGCGCCCCTCGCACTGGTGA
- a CDS encoding DUF3558 family protein — translation MQRSAPRPSRSRTRTRLRMLACAAVPVMIVAAGCSSDSDSDPDSDSGKDKPAASASKEATKVAPAKFTSLPADPCKAIAAKTTADLVPKAKDKSGSAGKSSDITTRGSCSWNGLDDNGVKGSQYRWLDISFMRYDSEEGIGSGQDRAAEYYKKEVTKARATEGAKGTKATPAAGVGTEATAITYSLSKTGETFGYATVVARSENVVITLTYNGAGYAGAKSPAASDLVKGATKATKEAVAAVPAAAR, via the coding sequence ATGCAGCGATCAGCCCCGCGACCCAGCCGCTCCCGCACCCGCACCCGTCTGCGCATGCTCGCCTGCGCGGCCGTTCCGGTCATGATCGTCGCCGCGGGCTGCTCCTCCGACTCCGACTCGGACCCGGACTCCGACAGCGGCAAGGACAAGCCGGCCGCCTCGGCGTCGAAGGAGGCGACGAAGGTCGCTCCCGCGAAGTTCACGTCCCTGCCCGCCGATCCCTGCAAGGCGATCGCCGCGAAGACGACGGCGGACCTGGTGCCCAAGGCGAAGGACAAGTCGGGCTCGGCGGGCAAGTCCTCGGACATAACGACGCGCGGCAGCTGCTCGTGGAACGGTCTGGACGACAACGGCGTCAAGGGCTCGCAGTACCGCTGGCTGGACATCTCCTTCATGCGGTACGACTCCGAGGAGGGCATCGGCTCGGGCCAGGACCGCGCCGCGGAGTACTACAAGAAGGAGGTCACCAAGGCGCGCGCCACCGAGGGGGCGAAGGGCACGAAGGCGACCCCGGCGGCGGGCGTCGGCACGGAGGCGACGGCAATCACATACAGCCTGTCGAAGACGGGCGAGACGTTCGGCTACGCGACGGTCGTGGCGCGCTCGGAGAACGTGGTCATCACACTCACGTACAACGGCGCGGGCTACGCGGGCGCGAAGTCCCCGGCGGCGTCGGACCTGGTGAAGGGCGCCACGAAGGCGACGAAGGAAGCGGTGGCGGCCGTTCCGGCCGCGGCGCGGTAG
- the argS gene encoding arginine--tRNA ligase — protein sequence MAPVTSLASTVDQRIADALSAALPEAGPADPLLRRSDRADFQANGMLALAKKLKGNPRELAAKVVQALSAGDLVKEVEVSGPGFLNITVTDRAITETLAARAADDRLGVPRAADPGTTVIDYAQPNVAKEMHVGHLRSAVIGAAMVEILEFTGENVIRRHHIGDWGTQFGMLIQYLTEHPHELDHSGAETVSGEEAMSNLGRLYKAARTVFDADEEFKARARDRVVALQAGDTETLAQWQRFVDESKIYFHSVFDKLDMEIRDEDVVGESGYNDMLEETCRILEETGVAVRSDGALCVFFDDVKGPDGNPTPLIVKKSNGGYGYAATDLSAIRDRVGNLKANTLLYVVDARQSLHFKMVFETARRAGWLNEDVKAVQLAFGTVLGKDGKPFKTREGETVRLVDLLDEAVERAAAVVREKAKDLTEDEIVERGTQVGIGAVKYADLSTSAARDYKFDLDQMVSLHGDTSVYIQYAYARTRSIFGKAGDRSPVARPELELAPAERALGLHLDQFGEVLNEAASSYEPHKLTAYLYQLASLFTTFYSECPVVKPAPPREVAENRLFLCDLTARTLHQGMTLLGIRTPERL from the coding sequence ATGGCCCCGGTCACTTCCCTCGCATCGACCGTCGATCAGCGCATCGCGGACGCCCTCTCGGCAGCCCTGCCGGAGGCCGGCCCCGCGGACCCCCTGCTGCGACGTAGCGACCGGGCGGACTTCCAGGCCAACGGGATGCTGGCCCTGGCCAAGAAGCTGAAGGGCAATCCGCGCGAGCTGGCGGCGAAGGTCGTTCAGGCGCTGTCCGCCGGCGACCTCGTCAAGGAGGTCGAGGTCTCGGGCCCCGGCTTCCTCAACATCACCGTCACGGACCGCGCGATCACCGAGACGCTGGCGGCCCGCGCCGCCGACGACCGCCTCGGCGTCCCGCGCGCCGCGGACCCGGGCACGACGGTCATCGACTACGCCCAGCCCAACGTCGCCAAGGAGATGCACGTCGGCCATCTGCGCTCCGCCGTGATCGGCGCCGCGATGGTCGAGATCCTGGAGTTCACCGGCGAGAACGTGATCAGGCGCCACCACATCGGCGACTGGGGCACGCAGTTCGGCATGCTCATCCAGTATCTGACCGAGCACCCGCACGAGTTGGACCACAGCGGCGCGGAGACGGTCTCCGGCGAGGAGGCGATGTCGAACCTGGGCCGCCTCTACAAGGCCGCCCGCACGGTCTTCGACGCCGACGAGGAGTTCAAGGCCCGCGCGCGCGACCGCGTCGTGGCGCTCCAGGCCGGTGACACGGAGACCCTCGCGCAGTGGCAGCGGTTCGTGGACGAGTCGAAGATCTACTTCCACTCGGTCTTCGACAAGCTCGACATGGAGATCCGCGACGAGGACGTCGTCGGCGAGTCCGGCTACAACGACATGCTCGAAGAGACCTGCCGCATTCTTGAGGAGACGGGCGTCGCCGTCCGCTCCGACGGCGCGCTGTGCGTCTTCTTCGACGACGTGAAGGGCCCGGACGGCAATCCGACACCGCTCATCGTCAAGAAGAGCAACGGCGGTTACGGATACGCGGCCACGGACCTCTCCGCGATCCGCGACCGGGTGGGGAACCTGAAGGCGAACACCCTGCTGTACGTGGTGGACGCCCGCCAGTCTCTGCACTTCAAGATGGTCTTCGAGACCGCCCGCCGGGCCGGCTGGCTGAACGAGGACGTCAAGGCGGTCCAGCTCGCCTTCGGCACGGTCCTCGGTAAGGACGGCAAGCCGTTCAAGACCCGTGAGGGCGAGACGGTGCGGCTGGTGGACCTGCTGGACGAGGCCGTCGAGCGGGCGGCCGCGGTCGTCCGGGAGAAGGCGAAGGACCTCACGGAGGACGAGATCGTCGAACGCGGCACGCAGGTGGGCATCGGCGCGGTGAAGTACGCCGACCTGTCGACCTCCGCCGCGCGGGACTACAAGTTCGACCTGGACCAGATGGTGTCGCTGCACGGCGACACGAGCGTCTACATCCAGTACGCCTACGCCCGCACCCGCTCGATCTTCGGCAAGGCGGGCGACCGCTCCCCCGTGGCCCGTCCCGAACTCGAACTGGCCCCGGCGGAGCGGGCACTCGGTCTGCACCTGGACCAGTTCGGCGAGGTCCTCAACGAGGCGGCCTCCTCGTACGAGCCTCACAAGCTGACCGCGTACCTGTACCAACTGGCGTCGCTGTTCACGACGTTCTACAGCGAGTGCCCGGTCGTGAAGCCGGCGCCGCCCCGGGAGGTCGCGGAGAACCGCCTCTTCCTGTGCGACCTCACGGCCCGCACGCTGCACCAGGGCATGACGCTGCTCGGCATCCGCACCCCTGAGCGGCTGTAG
- the lysS gene encoding lysine--tRNA ligase, translating to MPTVAQSTETDWVSRFADDVIAESERRAPGKPVVVASGISPSGPIHLGNLREVMTPHLVADEIRRRGYEVRHLISWDDYDRYRKVPAGVPGVDTSWAEHIGKPLTSVPAPAGSAYPNWAEHFKAQLIESLVELGVEYDGISQTEKYLAGTYREQILHAMRHRGEIDAILGRYRTKDKAAGPQKKAPQQQKKVDEAELEAAEGSGAADEEDGAGSSGYFPYKPYCGNEGCGKDLTTVTAYDDETTELTYVCQDCGFEETVRLSEFNRGKLVWKVDWPMRWAYEGVVFEPSGVDHSSPGSSFVVGGQIVREIFDGVQPIGPMYAFVGISGMAKMSSSKGGVPIPADALRIMEAPLLRWLYARRRPNQSFKIAFDQEIQRLYDEWDALERKIADGSVQAADAAAYSRATRTAARELPRTPRALPYRTLASVVDITAGAEEQTLRILGDLDPADPLTSLDEVRPRLDRAENWITSQVPAEARTVVRSEPDRELLDSLDEQTREALRLLLADLDSHWSLDGLTTLVYGVPKVLAGLAPDAKPTPELKAAQRSFFAVLYRLLVSRDTGPRLPTLLLAVGADRVRTLLGG from the coding sequence GTGCCGACCGTGGCTCAGAGCACCGAGACCGACTGGGTCTCCCGTTTCGCGGACGATGTCATCGCCGAGTCGGAGCGGCGTGCGCCTGGCAAACCGGTCGTCGTCGCGTCCGGCATCTCCCCCTCCGGCCCCATCCACCTCGGCAATCTGCGCGAGGTCATGACACCGCACCTCGTCGCCGACGAGATCCGCAGGCGGGGGTACGAGGTCAGGCACCTCATCTCGTGGGACGACTACGACCGCTACCGCAAGGTCCCGGCCGGGGTCCCCGGGGTGGACACGTCCTGGGCCGAGCACATCGGCAAGCCCCTGACGTCCGTGCCCGCGCCGGCCGGGTCCGCGTACCCGAACTGGGCCGAGCACTTCAAGGCGCAGCTGATCGAGTCGCTGGTGGAGCTGGGCGTCGAGTACGACGGGATCAGCCAGACCGAGAAGTATCTGGCGGGGACCTACCGCGAGCAGATCCTGCACGCGATGCGCCACCGTGGCGAGATCGACGCGATCCTCGGGCGCTACCGGACGAAGGACAAGGCGGCCGGCCCGCAGAAGAAGGCTCCCCAGCAGCAGAAGAAGGTCGACGAGGCCGAGCTGGAGGCCGCCGAGGGATCGGGCGCCGCCGACGAGGAAGACGGCGCCGGATCGTCCGGGTACTTCCCGTACAAGCCGTACTGCGGCAACGAGGGCTGCGGCAAGGACCTGACGACCGTCACGGCGTACGACGACGAGACGACCGAGCTGACCTACGTCTGCCAGGACTGCGGATTCGAGGAGACCGTACGGCTCTCCGAGTTCAACCGCGGCAAGCTGGTCTGGAAGGTCGACTGGCCGATGCGCTGGGCGTACGAGGGCGTGGTCTTCGAGCCTTCGGGTGTCGACCACTCGTCCCCCGGGTCGTCCTTCGTGGTCGGCGGGCAGATCGTGCGCGAGATCTTCGACGGTGTGCAGCCGATCGGGCCGATGTACGCGTTCGTGGGGATCTCCGGGATGGCGAAGATGTCGTCCTCCAAGGGAGGCGTCCCGATCCCGGCCGACGCGCTGCGGATCATGGAGGCGCCGCTGCTGCGCTGGCTGTACGCGCGGCGCAGGCCCAACCAGTCCTTCAAGATCGCCTTCGACCAGGAGATCCAGCGGCTGTACGACGAGTGGGACGCCCTGGAGCGCAAGATCGCGGACGGGTCGGTGCAGGCGGCCGACGCGGCCGCGTACTCGCGGGCGACGCGTACGGCCGCCCGTGAGCTGCCGCGTACGCCGCGCGCGCTGCCGTACCGCACGCTGGCCTCCGTCGTGGACATCACGGCGGGCGCCGAGGAGCAGACGCTGCGGATCCTCGGCGACCTGGACCCGGCCGACCCGCTGACCTCGCTGGACGAGGTGCGGCCCCGGCTGGACAGGGCGGAGAACTGGATCACCAGCCAGGTGCCGGCCGAGGCCCGGACGGTCGTCCGGAGCGAGCCCGACCGGGAGCTGCTGGACTCGCTGGACGAGCAGACGCGCGAGGCGCTGCGCCTGCTGCTGGCCGACCTGGACTCGCACTGGTCGCTGGACGGGCTCACGACGCTCGTCTACGGCGTTCCGAAGGTGCTGGCGGGGCTGGCGCCGGACGCGAAGCCCACGCCGGAACTGAAGGCCGCGCAGCGGTCGTTCTTCGCCGTGCTCTACCGGCTGCTGGTGAGCCGGGACACCGGCCCGCGGCTGCCGACGCTGCTGCTGGCGGTCGGGGCGGACCGGGTGCGGACGCTGCTGGGCGGCTGA
- a CDS encoding DUF2637 domain-containing protein, with amino-acid sequence MQLTRTHRILIGVVVAGAVLIAAIGFAGSYSAVRDLAEKKGFGQFSIVFPIGIDAGICVLLALDLLLTWMRIPFPLLRQTAWLLTAATIAFNGAAAWPDPLGVGMHAVIPILFVVSVEAARHAVGRIADITADKHMEGVRLTRWLLSPVPTFKLWRRMKLWEIRSYEDIIQLEQDRLIYQARLQARYGRNWRRKAPIEAMMPLRLAKYGVPLADTGPAGLAAAGIEPALLPPAPATATAIEPAHATELPQAQREQERELTEEEWIQLQKEEQWARENQRQDMEAPAAHENPWFAAPRAPEGPYQGAYDPDFDPQQYEQQQYEQYEQAQQQYEQYEAERYEDEQPRPEERQPQQQAAQQAQPAQQFPPRRPLGPQPVADFEPDFEPEPAPEPEEVPTPKLPEGMSREEAYYNAFRRYVSERQGMPNTRQLAVYLQDLYGVTGRTGGPLSESSMRGYVKDFTRRYQEELDAQDSEHIA; translated from the coding sequence ATGCAGCTCACTCGCACGCACCGAATACTCATCGGCGTCGTCGTCGCCGGCGCGGTTCTCATCGCCGCGATCGGTTTCGCGGGGTCGTACTCCGCCGTGCGCGACCTCGCCGAGAAGAAGGGCTTCGGGCAGTTCTCGATCGTCTTCCCGATCGGCATCGACGCGGGCATCTGCGTCCTGCTCGCGCTCGACCTGCTGCTGACCTGGATGCGGATCCCGTTCCCGCTCCTGCGCCAGACCGCCTGGCTGCTCACCGCCGCGACCATCGCCTTCAACGGCGCCGCCGCCTGGCCCGACCCGCTCGGCGTGGGCATGCACGCGGTGATCCCGATCCTGTTCGTCGTCTCGGTCGAGGCGGCCCGCCACGCGGTCGGCCGGATCGCGGACATCACCGCCGACAAGCACATGGAGGGCGTCCGCCTCACCCGCTGGCTGCTCTCGCCCGTCCCGACGTTCAAGCTGTGGCGCCGGATGAAGCTGTGGGAGATCCGCAGTTACGAGGACATCATCCAGCTCGAACAGGACCGGCTCATCTACCAGGCCCGCCTCCAGGCGCGCTACGGCCGCAACTGGCGCCGCAAGGCGCCCATCGAGGCGATGATGCCGCTGCGGCTCGCGAAGTACGGCGTCCCGCTCGCGGACACCGGCCCGGCCGGTCTCGCCGCGGCGGGCATCGAACCGGCCCTGCTCCCGCCGGCGCCTGCGACCGCGACGGCGATCGAGCCCGCGCACGCGACCGAACTCCCGCAGGCACAGCGGGAGCAGGAGCGGGAGCTGACGGAGGAGGAGTGGATCCAGCTCCAGAAGGAGGAGCAGTGGGCGAGGGAGAACCAGCGGCAGGACATGGAGGCGCCCGCCGCCCACGAGAACCCCTGGTTCGCCGCCCCGCGCGCGCCCGAGGGCCCGTACCAGGGCGCGTACGACCCCGACTTCGACCCGCAGCAGTACGAACAGCAGCAGTACGAGCAGTACGAGCAGGCCCAGCAGCAGTACGAGCAGTACGAGGCCGAGCGGTACGAGGACGAGCAGCCCCGGCCCGAGGAGCGGCAACCTCAGCAGCAGGCGGCCCAGCAGGCCCAGCCCGCACAGCAGTTCCCGCCCCGCCGCCCCCTCGGCCCGCAGCCCGTGGCCGATTTCGAGCCCGACTTCGAGCCCGAGCCCGCACCGGAGCCGGAGGAAGTCCCCACCCCCAAGCTCCCCGAGGGCATGTCCCGTGAGGAGGCGTACTACAACGCCTTCCGGAGGTACGTCAGCGAGCGTCAGGGCATGCCCAACACCCGCCAGCTCGCGGTCTACCTGCAGGACCTGTACGGCGTGACGGGGCGCACGGGCGGCCCGTTGAGCGAGAGTTCCATGCGCGGTTACGTGAAGGACTTCACGCGTCGCTACCAGGAAGAACTGGACGCCCAGGACTCCGAGCACATCGCCTAG
- the map gene encoding type I methionyl aminopeptidase, protein MVEIKTDTALEKMREAGRVVGRALEAARGAAAVGVSLRELDRAAHTVLTKAGARSPFLGYRPSFAPTPFPAVICASVNDALVHGIPDDYRLRDGDLVSIDCGAELGGWTGDAAISFIVGTPRPADLELIAATERALDAGIAAATVGNRIGDIAHAISTVARAVDCGMPTDFGGHGIGRQMHEDPHVPNYGRPGRGFPLRHGLTLAIEPMLMAGGRSEYRTDPDGWTLRTIDGSRAAHVEHTIAVTEDGPRILTLP, encoded by the coding sequence ATGGTGGAGATCAAGACCGACACGGCACTGGAGAAGATGCGTGAAGCCGGACGCGTGGTGGGCCGGGCCCTCGAAGCCGCCCGTGGAGCGGCGGCCGTCGGGGTCAGCCTGCGCGAGCTCGACCGGGCCGCCCACACCGTCCTGACCAAGGCCGGGGCGCGTTCCCCGTTCCTCGGCTACCGGCCCTCCTTCGCGCCCACCCCGTTCCCGGCGGTGATCTGCGCCTCCGTCAACGACGCCCTCGTGCACGGCATCCCCGACGACTACCGTCTGCGCGACGGCGACCTGGTCAGCATCGACTGCGGGGCCGAACTCGGCGGCTGGACCGGCGACGCCGCGATCAGCTTCATCGTCGGCACTCCCCGCCCCGCCGACCTGGAACTCATCGCCGCCACCGAGCGGGCGCTGGACGCCGGGATCGCCGCCGCCACCGTCGGCAACCGGATCGGCGACATCGCCCACGCCATCAGCACCGTCGCCCGCGCCGTCGACTGCGGCATGCCGACCGACTTCGGCGGCCACGGCATCGGACGGCAGATGCACGAGGACCCGCACGTCCCCAACTACGGGCGGCCCGGCCGGGGATTCCCCCTGCGGCACGGTCTCACCCTCGCCATCGAACCCATGCTCATGGCCGGAGGGCGGAGCGAATACCGCACCGACCCGGACGGCTGGACCCTGCGCACGATCGACGGCAGCCGCGCCGCGCACGTCGAGCACACCATCGCCGTCACCGAGGACGGCCCGCGCATCCTCACCCTGCCGTGA